From Podospora bellae-mahoneyi strain CBS 112042 chromosome 5, whole genome shotgun sequence:
CCGTGGATGCCTGATGAATCCTCCATGGCTTGTGCAGCACTGCAAATGGTCTTGCTTAATTGCTGCTGCCTAGGGTATTGCTCTCGCTCCACGGCTGCTACTGCGAAAGGGAAAGCTTTCAGAGTTGTGTTTACCTCAAAAACCccgcctacctacctacctacctagttCAACGCGACCACAAGGCTGAAAGACCGCAAAGCCGGGCCATTCAGCTCAAACTTTCCGCCGTGCGATGTAATTTCTTGCTTCGCGATTTAATTTCTTGCTGCGcgactctctctcttcacgACCACACTCTCCAGTTCCACCAGATTAGCCGTACTTCATCCAATCCTCTTCCACTCACCGCGGCgccttttttcttcccactTCCCACCAATTTTGGTACCCTCAATTCCTATCTCTTGCCACAATGGCTCCAAATTCAAGGAAGCCAGACCCAGACTCGACTGATGAGAATATTCTCATCAGTCATGACCGACTTTGCAAGATCGATCAGCTCCGAGCCACACAGAAAACCGTACACTTTGAATCATTacttcaacagcaacatgcAAAAGATACGGGgtctcaagatcaaggatcAGCTTGAGCCTCACAAAGACTCACATGGAGATGTGTCGCTTCAGAAGATCCCCACCGTGATGGAGAACAAGAGTAACGTGGAGTACATGCGGGAAGAGATACGCGACATTCTCAGGGCCTATCACAAGGTTGCCAGCAAGCGTTTTGTAGACTACATCTACTACCATGCCGTCGACCATTGCCTCTTGAGCGGTCCCGATAGCCCTTACTGCTGTTCTCCGAGAAATGGGTCCTTGCTCTGGATGGCAAGAAGCTCGCCAGCATTGCCGGTGAGAATCAGCAGATCACGGACAGGCGTGCCaggttggagaagaaggttcaGGATTTGAAGGAGGCCATTGAGATTTTGTGAAGGGATTTTCTGATGGAATAAAGGACATGTACACTGCCTTGTAATACCTCTTGGCTGCCTTTTGCTATGGCTGTCTACCACACCTCTCTCGTATCAGATACCTTCATTCACATAGAAAGGAGTATGACCTCTGTCAACCTTTATTTCTCGCATCATTCATGTGGACCACACCTCAGACACATAGTGCACTCCTGCCTTTCAGTGATATTGTTAGGCCTTTCTCCCGTTGATAGTTTGAGGCTTTAAAAGATAGTTCAAGTGCTTCGAAAGGTAGTCCAGAGTCTCAAAAAACAGTTGAAAGCCCTTATATAATAGTGAAAAGGTGTAATACATCTTGAAAAGCCATAGCAACAATTGATAGATCTAGGCTCGATGAAGGCCGGATTGAAAGGAAGTACCGAGAAAATAATGACACAAAGCAAAACAAAGTGGCGACCGCCGAAGAACAAGATAGTCCACTGTCCACCTCAATTAAGTACCTCCATAAATACCCCACAACACACCCTGGCCATTGCTGCTGCCCGAGCACTCCATCTCGCCTCTGGCAGCCACTCGCCCGTTCTTGCCGAACTTCTGCACCGAatcgttgatgatgtcgatgacATCCTGCCCGCCCACCCGGAAATCGACGTTCAATCCTATATGCGTTGCCTCGATTCCGAACCGGCAAGTCCCAAAACTGAGAATCTCTCGGTGCGGCTTGCCGGCCACCTGGTGTCTCCACTCGGTGGTGCCGTCTCCTTCGATGTTGCGGATGATTTGGAGACAATCAGAGATCAAGGGGGAGCCGCCGTGGGTTCGGTCCTCAAAGGTGGACATGCCGCAGTAGCCACGTCCCGGGGGAACGTCACAGGGCCAGTTCGGTGTGGAACCGTGCCGCCCGTCGCTGGTATCCCATGTCTGCCTGGCTCGCTCTGGGGAGCAAACTGGCAGCTTCATGAAGCCGGGGATCCTGATGTTGAGGTCGAAGAGATCTTTCTTCACGTTGGAGTCAAAGACGTTGGGCCTGCCTCCCACCGGATCACCGTTTGCGCGGCCATTCTGTACCCACGTGTTGACGGAGCCAACGACAATGTCATCCTTGGAGACACCACCGAAGCTGCTCAGTGACTCAAAGCCAGGGGGCAGTATAAACTTGGCCATCGCACAGGACCCATCCTCGAAACACTCATAGACCTTGTCCTTGCTGCTATCAGGCATCACCAGGTAGTATTTCCGACCGTTGACGCACACACCCGCCTTATCCATCGTATCATCCGAGAGGTACTCTGACACTGGTCTGTGAGCATCACAATCGGCACCAGAATTGAGAATGAAGGCGTGGGATCCAGAAAACCTCCAAAGATGTGGAATACCGAAGCCAAAGATCGTCTTCGTGACCTTGTCTCGCAACGCGTTGGCCGACATCTTCTCTGGCCTCACGAAACCGTTGGGTATGGAACCCTCGCTCAGCTTGCCATCTTTGATCAGTTCCCACAGCTGGTCAATCGATTCGTCCTTGCCATTGAAAAGACGAGCGACCGAGTCCTCCGCGCCGCGGGCCCATCCTTTGATGACCTCGCCCAAGTAGCTCGAAAAGTTATTCTGACCTTGAGGGTTCCATTTTGAATTTTCTCCTGGAGGCAATAGCTCTTTGGTGACGGATGTGGTGGTCCCGATTGCGGCCATGGTGACATCCTTGGCGTTATTGAGCTGACCCTCGCGTGGAATAAAGTGTGGGAGCCTTCGCAAGAAGCTGTTGAAAAAAGGGGCGGCCACCGTCAGTGTACCCATGCCGAGCAGATCTATCAGCACCTTTTGCCAAACATCATCGTCCTTTGGCGGTGGAATGGGTGCAAATGTATCATGCATTTCGCCGATCTTCGGACTCAGGAAGGTCGCTGCTTCATTCAGGCTGTCGTAGTACTGATGGTGCATTTGGTGGATGTATATCAGAGCGTCAAAGATCAGCTTGGCTGCCGGTCCCGATTGATTTTCATCCAAGCCTTTTCCGCATTCGAAGGGGGAATCGCAGTTGTCCGCAGGCATCGCGAAGCTGCCGCACTTCGGGCTGGCTCCTAGACGGTAGATCTGCTCAAAGGCCTCCATAAAGTCGACCTTTCCCCTGAAATTATCCTTGAAGACCTTGACCCCCTCACGCCAAGCCGTGTCGGTGTCCAAGGCGTGCCAGCGTTGCAGGGGTGGGCCAAACGTATAGAGATCCGAGATGGCCCGGTGCATGCAGTCATATGTCTTCCACCTTCCGGCCGGTGTCGTGTCACTTCCGTTGAGCTTTGGGTCTTCCCCAGCTTTGATCCTGGCGATGTGACTGTCTGGCTCTTCATTCCAGCTCTTGCTCGGTGGCGGGGGATCATTGAAGACTTGCATGTCACTCGCCCAGTCAATTATGCCGCCCATGCCCAACGACGCATAAACGGCAGCACGAATCTTCTTGGACTCTTCGGACATGTAGGAAACCCACTGGTTATTGTCGTAGACCATGATGTCGCTATGGCTGGCTGCGTCGGTGTACTGTGTGACCACTCGGCTGCCCCTTGCGCCGATACCGTTGCCCCGTCCGTTGACAATCTCGTTGATCTCGGCATCTGCAATGTACCCGCTGGTGCCGGTACATCTTCCAGGGGTTGCAAACGAGGTCAAACGGTCGCCAGTGAAATGGCAGTTGGGCCCCCAGCAGCCAGGTTGGGCCATCTGGAAGGACCTGCCATAACTGGTGACGCCGACGAGTATCTTGTGCCCGGGAACTCCGGCCTTGGTGATCATGGCCAGCGACTGCGCTGTCTCGGTCATGTTTGTCTGGCTACGGAGACAGTTGCCCGTTGGGCATCCCTCTTGAGACCATCGCGAACCGGCA
This genomic window contains:
- a CDS encoding hypothetical protein (COG:G; CAZy:GH18; EggNog:ENOG503NUVP), encoding MDIQLLGLAPLPLTLLANVRRLEFLVGYGRQTDLGLVWRDLSYKEEVFMRHRSWLKAVALGVTVILLSASVAAMGFEPPVRTVNRQPHCPERCSLSGSNTGNWSIYPSFTPIRYCQETMFYHFSIYDPVDDLSINHRIQACSSFGPDFEQISTSEVVASADVNTPETAIVNFEVGWWEEGFGLPVAGIRSLIQQIRTYIARGHGATDRPFIMFGQSGQATLGLYIGQGLLNQGVGDFALGILQDNLDKLNVSTRQLAMQLCSSDYDSTHVFGVAVMSNGTFSPIQDAIKGWDNATCLSFAESTTFPGEAKFLTPLLRANSTLLHHNTTPINSTLRARTLRHGLQQRSQALQQRATCRTVQVEAGNGCAELAVKCGITPFNFDRLNPGICGSLRPKQHVCCTEGTLPDLRPKPKADGSCFDYSVKPDDNCANLAAEYGLKVTDIETFNKNTWGWNGCQLLWVGTKLCLSSGTAPFPAPVANAVCGPQKPGSTRPTDGSDIANMNPCPLRSCCNIWGQCGVSKDFCVDTRGNGAPGTAAPGTHGCISNCGNAIIRGTGNGAIKLAYFQGYSLSRPCLYQDPSQIDTSKYTHLHFAFGTLTPDYEVEVGDTLAQYQFREFKRLRNVKRILSFGGWAFSTDPATYLIFRNGVKPENRRRMATNIANFIIKHGLDGVDIDWEYPGAPDLPEFDPGKAEDGPNYLAFLIILKTMLPGRSTAIAAPASYWYLKQFPIQQIGTVVDYIVYMTYDLHGQWDAGSRWSQEGCPTGNCLRSQTNMTETAQSLAMITKAGVPGHKILVGVTSYGRSFQMAQPGCWGPNCHFTGDRLTSFATPGRCTGTSGYIADAEINEIVNGRGNGIGARGSRVVTQYTDAASHSDIMVYDNNQWVSYMSEESKKIRAAVYASLGMGGIIDWASDMQVFNDPPPPSKSWNEEPDSHIARIKAGEDPKLNGSDTTPAGRWKTYDCMHRAISDLYTFGPPLQRWHALDTDTAWREGVKVFKDNFRGKVDFMEAFEQIYRLGASPKCGSFAMPADNCDSPFECGKGLDENQSGPAAKLIFDALIYIHQMHHQYYDSLNEAATFLSPKIGEMHDTFAPIPPPKDDDVWQKVLIDLLGMGTLTVAAPFFNSFLRRLPHFIPREGQLNNAKDVTMAAIGTTTSVTKELLPPGENSKWNPQGQNNFSSYLGEVIKGWARGAEDSVARLFNGKDESIDQLWELIKDGKLSEGSIPNGFVRPEKMSANALRDKVTKTIFGFGIPHLWRFSGSHAFILNSGADCDAHRPVSEYLSDDTMDKAGVCVNGRKYYLVMPDSSKDKVYECFEDGSCAMAKFILPPGFESLSSFGGVSKDDIVVGSVNTWVQNGRANGDPVGGRPNVFDSNVKKDLFDLNIRIPGFMKLPVCSPERARQTWDTSDGRHGSTPNWPCDVPPGRGYCGMSTFEDRTHGGSPLISDCLQIIRNIEGDGTTEWRHQVAGKPHREILSFGTCRFGIEATHIGLNVDFRVGGQDVIDIINDSVQKFGKNGRVAARGEMECSGSSNGQGVLWGIYGGT